AAAAGATCTTCGAGGATAAGGTTATGAAGAATCACTACATCAAGGGTTCTGAGGGCCTGCGGTGCATCTATCTGCGAGTATGAGCCTTTGAAATTCAGCACGTAGTATACGTTTTCCCCCCTGAGGTACATGCCCAGAGAATGCCCTCTCCTGTGCATACTTTTAAAGAACTCGGCCCTGACGCTCTCTTCGCTTGACGAATTAAAAGGAAAGGCCATTATATCGAAATAGGGTTTTAGCAGGCCTTCAACATTTTGAGGCATATTCGTCACCAACCTGTGGGTTGGAAGAAGGGTGAGTCCATTATCCTCGATATTTGCAAGAAACATCATCACATAATTAAAAGGCTCAAGACCGGTTTTTAAAAAGCCTTTCTCTTTCATCTCATTTCTGAAGTCAAGGGCAGTTTCATACCGATGATGTCCGTCAGCTATAAAAACTGCCTTGTCAGAGAGTTCTTTTTTAATTTCATCTATGTGGTTTTTGTCCTTTATAGCCCACAATCTATGTATAAAGCCGCCCTCATCAGCACTTTCAATAAAGGCATTATCTCGGTTGCGAGTCGTACCGACTTTTGCGACCTGAACAAGAATTGATGAGGCATGCCTCTCAGGGCTGCTATAAAGAGCAAATATGGGGCTGATATTTGCCTTGCAAAATCGCAAGAGGTTGAGCCTGTCTGTCTTTGGCTTTGAGTGTGTCATTTCATGTGGATGGATACTGCCGCCTTCAAGCTCCTCAAGCTTGACTGCACCTATAAAACCTCTCAGTTGTTTCCTAATACCCTCAATGGTATATGTTGCCTCATA
This is a stretch of genomic DNA from Nitrospirota bacterium. It encodes these proteins:
- a CDS encoding DUF1015 domain-containing protein, producing the protein MAEVIPFKGVLYNPARVTGSAVTAPPYDIITPEFKETLYGRSPYNIVRIDFGKDLPADNEKENRYTRARDTLNKWLKEGILIRDAEPAFYCYEATYTIEGIRKQLRGFIGAVKLEELEGGSIHPHEMTHSKPKTDRLNLLRFCKANISPIFALYSSPERHASSILVQVAKVGTTRNRDNAFIESADEGGFIHRLWAIKDKNHIDEIKKELSDKAVFIADGHHRYETALDFRNEMKEKGFLKTGLEPFNYVMMFLANIEDNGLTLLPTHRLVTNMPQNVEGLLKPYFDIMAFPFNSSSEESVRAEFFKSMHRRGHSLGMYLRGENVYYVLNFKGSYSQIDAPQALRTLDVVILHNLILEDLFKIATVDYEMNPELAVKKVKQGDYGAVFFLNPTEIKDVKAVALAGERMPPKSTYFYPKLLTGMVINKFD